A DNA window from Setaria viridis chromosome 2, Setaria_viridis_v4.0, whole genome shotgun sequence contains the following coding sequences:
- the LOC117845474 gene encoding uncharacterized protein isoform X1 produces MLPTTASKGRGAARSAPPLFGPYLRRIVKWQQMDIEYTFWQMVHLCTSPKYYGPRVKNCYVVLLFLDDYVAVKHLTGICLFLACYFLEDSYQHTKYHKQTKNQWARDDPAFIVILILFLMFATSAYCAAYGESASHAALTITSVVFFHFLFAGIVLATLCWFLTNSYLREEPNSHVVEQRVEWLYAFDVHCNSFFPAFVILYVLQYFLSPLLVAHGFFPALLSNLLFVVAISYYHYLNFLGYDVLPFLDRTTFFLYPIGLVIILSPLMILIGFNPTRYFLSLYFG; encoded by the exons ATGCTGCCGACGACCGCGTCCAAGGGGCGGGGGGCCGcccgctccgccccgccgctctTCGGCCCCTACCTCCGCCGCATCGTCAAG TGGCAACAAATGGATATTGAATACACATTTTGGCAAATGGTTCATCTCTGTACTTCACCAAAA TATTATGGTCCTAGGGTGAAGAATTGCTATGTTGtacttctttttcttgatgACTATGTTGCGGTTAAGCATCTGACTGGCATTTGTCTATTTCTCGCATGTTACTTTCTGGAAGACAGCTATCAACACACCAAATATCACAAGC AAACAAAGAACCAATGGGCTCGGGATGATCCAGCATTCATTGTCATTCTGATTCTTTTCCTCATGTTTGCAACATCAGCTTACTGTGCAGC GTATGGAGAGAGTGCCTCACATGCTGCTCTGACAATCACTTCAGTTGTGTTCTTCCATTTCTTGTTTGCTGGGATAGTTTTGGCCACACTTTGCTG GTTTCTTACAAATTCTTACTTGAGAGAGGAACCTAACAGCCATGTTGTTGAGCAACGTGTGGAGTG gctCTATGCATTTGATGTTCACTGTAACTCGTTCTTTCCTGCATTTGTCATCCTATATG TGCTTCAATATTTTCTGTCACCTCTATTGGTCGCGCATGGCTTCTTTCCAGCTCTTTTATCGAATCTACTCTTTGTGGTGGCAATTTCTTATTATCACTACCTGAACTTTCTAGGATATGATG TTCTTCCATTTCTGGACAGAACAACATTCTTCCTGTACCCGATTGGTCTTGTCATCATCCTGTCTCCACTTA TGATACTAATAGGGTTCAATCCGACAAGATACTTTCTAAGCTTGTACTTTGGTTAA
- the LOC117845474 gene encoding uncharacterized protein isoform X2: MLPTTASKGRGAARSAPPLFGPYLRRIVKWQQMDIEYTFWQMVHLCTSPKVVYQHTKYHKQTKNQWARDDPAFIVILILFLMFATSAYCAAYGESASHAALTITSVVFFHFLFAGIVLATLCWFLTNSYLREEPNSHVVEQRVEWLYAFDVHCNSFFPAFVILYVLQYFLSPLLVAHGFFPALLSNLLFVVAISYYHYLNFLGYDVLPFLDRTTFFLYPIGLVIILSPLMILIGFNPTRYFLSLYFG; the protein is encoded by the exons ATGCTGCCGACGACCGCGTCCAAGGGGCGGGGGGCCGcccgctccgccccgccgctctTCGGCCCCTACCTCCGCCGCATCGTCAAG TGGCAACAAATGGATATTGAATACACATTTTGGCAAATGGTTCATCTCTGTACTTCACCAAAAGTAGT CTATCAACACACCAAATATCACAAGC AAACAAAGAACCAATGGGCTCGGGATGATCCAGCATTCATTGTCATTCTGATTCTTTTCCTCATGTTTGCAACATCAGCTTACTGTGCAGC GTATGGAGAGAGTGCCTCACATGCTGCTCTGACAATCACTTCAGTTGTGTTCTTCCATTTCTTGTTTGCTGGGATAGTTTTGGCCACACTTTGCTG GTTTCTTACAAATTCTTACTTGAGAGAGGAACCTAACAGCCATGTTGTTGAGCAACGTGTGGAGTG gctCTATGCATTTGATGTTCACTGTAACTCGTTCTTTCCTGCATTTGTCATCCTATATG TGCTTCAATATTTTCTGTCACCTCTATTGGTCGCGCATGGCTTCTTTCCAGCTCTTTTATCGAATCTACTCTTTGTGGTGGCAATTTCTTATTATCACTACCTGAACTTTCTAGGATATGATG TTCTTCCATTTCTGGACAGAACAACATTCTTCCTGTACCCGATTGGTCTTGTCATCATCCTGTCTCCACTTA TGATACTAATAGGGTTCAATCCGACAAGATACTTTCTAAGCTTGTACTTTGGTTAA